In a genomic window of Prosthecobacter sp. SYSU 5D2:
- a CDS encoding phosphoenolpyruvate carboxylase, which produces MTPTNPLRELGFRLLEEELKFLMDAFANVLRRLGEPALAEKLPWAGKCEDVGDSPDRALGQAYSIAFQMLNIVEERAAAQVRRLREKDRGPEAEKGLWPDNLREMQALGLGQEELLEVLRQVLVEPVLTAHPTEAKRETVRELHLEIYSLMNRHENPAYTPREQARLHSHLENRLENLWRTGEIHVTRPTIDAELQNAMHYLREVFPEALSRAHVHLREAWVTAGYDPAEVDALPPLLRFGTWIGGDRDGHPFVTAEVTERSLCSLRANALRIQRRSLEALGFQSPLSSLFQKTPEVLEKLVARLTADIQAEPSVDHAYILERNKEEPWRAAIYLMRAKVVLAMEKPASPAAYTLASQLDTDLTAYAQSLEAVGASTLVHEFIVPFRRQLQAFGFHSAILDIRQNSEFHQKALGQLMRTAGLMDDRPLSEWPLTEKRAFLEKELLSPRPFLAPGMKAGPEADTVLACYRVVASHLAKDGPEGLGALIVSMTKNVEDLLTVYILAREAGLTEWTDDGLRCPLPVTPLFETMDDLEAGPGIVEEFLSHPVTKRSLKKEKTTMQIMVGYSDSNKDCGILASQWALHRAQTALAATCARHGVNPVFFHGRGGTVGRGAGPTHWFMEALPQGSLGGWLRMTEQGETIAQKYAHLGSAVYNIELLMASTAAATARHRHVKSEPLAIHSTMDRLADWSRDAYRGLLHAPDFMRFYRAATPIDALEHARIGSRPSRRTGQATLDDLRAIPWVFSWTQSRFYLPGWFGAGSALEKLRAEDNAAFEELRTQLRGSPFLRYVLTNIESSLVSANPDLMRLYAGLVPDDMVREAFLGSILAEYSRTRELLEDIFQGTFADRRPRLAYTLDIREEPLRVLHHQQVNLLREWRACLAAGETEGAEAMLPDLLISVNALASGLRTTG; this is translated from the coding sequence ATGACACCGACCAACCCGCTGCGGGAGCTTGGCTTCCGCCTCCTTGAAGAGGAACTGAAATTTTTGATGGATGCTTTTGCCAACGTGCTCCGCCGTCTGGGCGAGCCCGCTTTGGCGGAAAAGCTGCCTTGGGCTGGAAAATGCGAAGATGTGGGAGACTCCCCGGACCGTGCTCTCGGCCAGGCATACTCCATCGCCTTCCAGATGCTCAATATCGTGGAGGAGCGCGCTGCCGCCCAGGTGCGCCGCCTGCGTGAAAAAGATCGCGGCCCCGAGGCGGAAAAAGGTCTCTGGCCGGACAATCTTCGGGAGATGCAGGCTCTCGGTCTCGGCCAGGAAGAGCTGCTGGAAGTTCTCCGTCAGGTGTTGGTGGAGCCCGTTCTGACCGCTCACCCTACTGAGGCCAAGCGGGAAACCGTGCGCGAGCTGCACCTGGAAATCTACAGCCTGATGAACCGCCACGAGAACCCGGCCTACACGCCGCGTGAGCAGGCCCGGCTGCATAGCCACCTGGAAAACCGCCTGGAAAACCTCTGGCGCACCGGGGAGATCCACGTCACCCGCCCTACCATTGATGCGGAGCTTCAAAACGCCATGCATTACCTGCGTGAGGTCTTCCCGGAGGCCCTCTCCCGCGCCCACGTCCATCTGCGCGAGGCCTGGGTGACTGCGGGATATGATCCGGCAGAGGTGGATGCCCTGCCGCCGCTGCTGCGCTTTGGCACCTGGATCGGCGGCGACCGCGACGGCCACCCCTTCGTCACCGCAGAGGTCACCGAGCGCTCGCTGTGCTCCCTTCGTGCCAATGCCCTCCGCATCCAGCGCCGCTCCCTGGAGGCCCTGGGCTTCCAGTCTCCTCTCAGCTCCCTCTTCCAAAAAACACCGGAGGTTCTGGAAAAACTGGTCGCACGTCTCACTGCGGACATCCAGGCCGAGCCGAGTGTGGATCATGCCTACATCCTGGAGCGCAACAAGGAGGAGCCCTGGCGCGCCGCCATCTACCTCATGCGGGCCAAGGTCGTGCTGGCCATGGAGAAGCCTGCTTCCCCCGCCGCCTATACCCTGGCTTCGCAGTTGGATACGGACCTCACTGCCTATGCGCAGTCCCTGGAGGCCGTGGGTGCCAGTACGCTCGTTCATGAGTTCATCGTTCCCTTTCGCCGCCAGTTGCAGGCCTTCGGCTTCCATTCCGCCATCCTGGACATCCGCCAGAATTCTGAATTCCATCAGAAAGCGCTCGGCCAGCTTATGCGCACCGCCGGCCTCATGGATGACCGGCCATTGAGCGAGTGGCCGCTCACTGAGAAACGCGCCTTCCTGGAAAAAGAGCTGCTTTCCCCGCGTCCCTTCCTGGCCCCCGGCATGAAGGCCGGACCGGAAGCGGATACTGTTCTTGCCTGCTACCGTGTCGTCGCCTCCCACCTGGCCAAAGACGGACCGGAGGGCCTGGGCGCCCTCATTGTTTCCATGACCAAAAATGTCGAGGACCTTCTCACCGTTTACATCCTCGCCCGTGAGGCCGGCCTGACCGAATGGACGGATGATGGCCTGCGCTGTCCGCTGCCCGTCACGCCCCTGTTTGAAACCATGGACGACCTTGAGGCAGGGCCTGGCATTGTGGAGGAGTTCCTCTCCCATCCCGTCACCAAACGCAGCCTGAAAAAGGAGAAGACCACGATGCAGATCATGGTGGGCTATTCGGATTCTAACAAAGATTGCGGCATCCTGGCCAGCCAGTGGGCGCTGCACCGTGCGCAGACTGCCCTCGCTGCCACCTGTGCCCGGCATGGCGTGAATCCGGTGTTTTTCCATGGCCGGGGTGGCACCGTAGGCCGTGGGGCGGGACCCACTCATTGGTTCATGGAGGCCCTGCCACAAGGCTCATTAGGCGGCTGGCTGCGCATGACGGAGCAGGGGGAGACCATCGCCCAGAAGTATGCGCATTTGGGTTCTGCCGTTTATAATATTGAGCTGCTGATGGCCTCCACGGCAGCTGCGACGGCCCGCCATCGGCATGTCAAAAGTGAGCCTCTGGCCATCCACTCCACCATGGACCGGCTGGCGGACTGGAGCCGCGATGCTTATCGCGGTCTGCTGCACGCACCGGATTTCATGCGATTCTATCGTGCAGCCACCCCGATTGATGCCCTGGAGCATGCCCGCATCGGCTCCCGCCCCAGCCGCCGCACCGGCCAGGCCACGCTGGATGATCTCCGCGCTATTCCCTGGGTCTTTTCCTGGACGCAGTCCCGCTTTTACCTGCCAGGCTGGTTTGGGGCGGGTTCGGCTCTGGAGAAGCTTCGTGCCGAGGACAATGCCGCCTTTGAGGAACTGCGCACCCAGCTTCGAGGCTCGCCCTTCCTGCGATACGTGCTGACCAACATCGAAAGCTCCCTGGTCAGTGCCAACCCGGACCTCATGCGCCTGTATGCGGGCCTGGTTCCGGATGACATGGTGCGCGAGGCCTTCCTGGGCAGCATCCTGGCGGAATACTCCCGCACACGGGAACTGCTGGAGGACATCTTCCAGGGCACCTTTGCGGACCGCCGTCCGCGCCTGGCCTATACCCTGGACATCCGGGAGGAGCCGCTGCGGGTGCTGCACCATCAGCAGGTAAATCTTCTCCGCGAATGGCGTGCCTGCCTGGCCGCTGGGGAAACGGAAGGCGCTGAAGCCATGCTGCCGGATCTGCTGATCTCAGTCAATGCTCTTGCTTCAGGACTGCGGACCACCGGTTAG
- a CDS encoding sugar kinase, which produces MSRQPHYDILSLGEVLLRLDPGEGRVRTSRQFTTWEGGGEYNVARGGRRCFGLRTGILTAFADNEIGRLIEDLILQGGVDTSLVKWVPYDGMGKRVRNPINFTERGFGVRGAKGSVDRGHSAASQLKPGDFDFDHLFGTLGCRWLHTGGIFAGLSESTAELTIQACEAAKRHGVTVSYDLNYRPSLWQERGGFAGAQALNRKLAPYIDVMIGVLSDEPPVASSVASDPNDIFAIEDSKLRPAIERLVGEYPNLKTVAATLRRVHTASVNDWGSLCYHEGKFYRSRNYPRFDILDRIGAGDSFVAGLVAGLLLENDPQKAVDYGAAHGALAMTTPGDTSMATLIEVQKLAEGGDSKVQR; this is translated from the coding sequence ATGTCCCGCCAACCCCACTACGATATTCTCTCCCTCGGTGAAGTTTTGCTGCGTCTTGACCCAGGTGAAGGCCGGGTGCGCACGTCCCGCCAGTTCACCACCTGGGAAGGCGGAGGCGAATACAATGTGGCGCGGGGCGGCAGGCGCTGCTTCGGCCTGCGCACGGGCATTCTGACGGCCTTTGCGGACAATGAAATCGGCCGCTTGATTGAAGACCTGATCCTCCAGGGCGGGGTGGACACCAGCCTGGTCAAATGGGTCCCGTATGACGGTATGGGCAAGCGTGTTCGCAATCCCATCAATTTCACCGAGCGCGGGTTTGGTGTGCGCGGTGCCAAGGGCAGCGTGGACCGCGGGCACAGTGCGGCCTCCCAGTTGAAGCCGGGCGACTTTGATTTCGACCATCTTTTCGGCACCCTGGGCTGCCGCTGGCTGCACACGGGCGGTATTTTTGCCGGCCTGTCTGAGTCCACTGCCGAGCTGACCATCCAGGCCTGCGAGGCCGCCAAGCGCCATGGCGTGACCGTGAGCTATGACCTGAACTACCGCCCGTCGCTCTGGCAGGAGCGCGGCGGTTTTGCCGGTGCCCAGGCACTGAACCGGAAGCTGGCACCGTATATTGATGTGATGATTGGCGTGCTGAGTGATGAGCCACCCGTGGCCAGTTCCGTGGCGAGTGATCCGAACGACATCTTTGCAATCGAAGACTCCAAGCTCCGCCCGGCGATCGAGCGGCTGGTGGGTGAATACCCGAACCTCAAAACCGTGGCTGCCACCCTGCGCCGGGTGCATACCGCCAGTGTCAATGACTGGGGCTCCCTGTGCTACCACGAAGGGAAGTTTTACCGCAGCCGTAACTACCCGCGCTTTGACATCCTGGACCGGATCGGTGCCGGGGACAGCTTTGTGGCCGGACTTGTGGCAGGACTGCTTTTGGAAAACGACCCGCAGAAGGCGGTGGACTACGGTGCTGCCCACGGAGCCCTGGCCATGACCACCCCTGGAGACACCAGCATGGCGACTCTGATTGAAGTGCAAAAGCTAGCTGAAGGTGGAGACTCCAAGGTGCAGCGGTAA